A stretch of Hypomesus transpacificus isolate Combined female chromosome 7, fHypTra1, whole genome shotgun sequence DNA encodes these proteins:
- the dusp16 gene encoding dual specificity protein phosphatase 16: MSECPAGTPVGPGGGAGFGAGVVRPIGAEGLVSLLEGGLDRVLLIDSRPFVDYNCSHILEAVNVNCSKLMKRRLQQDKVQIAELLQHSAKKKLELQGGQEVVVYDQSSSDPSSLASEAFLSVLLAKLERSFPSVHLLSGGFAEFSHHFPGLCEGKSTLVPSCISQPCLPVTNVGPTRILPHLYLGCQRDVLNKELMQQNDIAYVLNASNTCPKPDFIPESHFLRVPVNDSFCEKILPWLDRSVEFIEKAKASNARVLVHCLAGISRSATIAIAYIMKRMDMSLDEAYRFVKEKRPTISPNFNFLGQLLDFEKKIKSPQEPEAKLKVLQSEEPAEPPVDQQEGVGDPQEPTDLVELLGPQEPPVPLELSMLEPLTLPCVLADLPEDHLLAQALCSLQLPEGSEDSARLKRSFSLDIKSYVEPGSSVPLRAFVPHPGAGDAQEYYKPSAFKEPASKPCQFSPVEEVSEQSTPEQSPDKEQVDGPAPAAPAAPTTSSTAAPGSAKLPSVPKPPPPLLSCSHQLHRSGSMEESPHATSFLLGLSRSQQHLAKPGPGGGALKGWHSDILLGPVTVSTSSLAGGWYLSSESTRFYSTSAILSGGGGYAAYSCSQGFEAVRRRGRQKSGDRGDSRRSWHEESTFEKQLKRRSCQMEFGDGMSESRSREELGKVGSQSSFSGSMEIIEVS; this comes from the exons ATGTCGGAGTGTCCCGCGGGCACGCCGGTCGGACCGGGGGGGGGCGCCGGGTTCGGTGCCGGCGTGGTGCGGCCCATCGGGGCGGAGGGGCTGGTGTCTCTGCTGGAGGGGGGTCTGGACCGCGTGCTGCTGATCGACAGCAGGCCTTTCGTGGACTACAACTGCTCGCACATCCTGGAGGCCGTCAACGTCAACTGCTCCAAGCTGATGAAGAGGCGGCTGCAGCAGGACAAGGTGCAGATCGCCGAGCTGCTCCAGCACTCCGCCAAGAAGAAG ctggAGCTCCAGGGTGGGCAGGAGGTGGTGGTGTACGACCAGAGTtcctctgacccctcctccctggcctccgaGGCCTTTCTCAGCGTCCTATTGGCCAAGCTGGAGCGCAGCTTCCCATCGGTCCACCTGCTCTCAG GTGGATTCGCAGAGTTCTCCCACCACTTCCCTGGCCTGTGTGAGGGCAAGTCTACACTGGTGCCGTCCTGTATCTCCCAGCCCTGCCTGCCCGTCACCAACGTAGGGCCCACCCGCATCCTGCCTCACCTCTACCTGGGCTGCCAGAGAGACGTGCTCAACAAG GAGCTGATGCAGCAGAATGACATTGCTTACGTCCTAAATGCCAGTAACACCTGCCCCAAGCCGGACTTCATCCCCGAGTCCCACTTCCTGCGTGTTCCTGTCAACGACAGCTTCTGTGAGAAGATCCTGCCCTGGCTGGACAGATCCGTGGAGTTCATAG AGAAAGCAAAAGCGTCAAATGCCAGGGTCCTGGTCCACTGTCTGGCTGGAATCTCCAGATCGGCCACCATTGCCATCGCCTACATTATGAAGAGAATGGACATGTCCTTGGACGAGGCATACAG GTTCGTGAAGGAGAAAAGACCCACCATCTCCCCCAACTTCAACTTCCTGGGACAGCTTCTGGACTTTGAGAAGAAGATCAAAAGTCCCCAGGAGCCCGAGGCCAAGCTGAAGGTCCTCCAATCAGAGGAGCCCGCTGAGCCCCCCGTGGACCAGCAAGAGGGGGTCGGGGACCCCCAGGAGCCAACGGACCTTGTGGAGCTCCTGGGCCCCCAGGAGCCCCCAGTCCCGCTGGAGCTGTCCATGCTGGAGCCCCTGACCCTGCCTTGCGTGCTGGCTGACCTCCCCGAGGACCATCTCCTGGCCCAGGCCCTCTGtagcctgcagctgcctgaaggcTCCGAGGACAGCGCCAGGCTCAAGCGCTCCTTCTCCCTGGACATCAAGTCGTACGTGGAGCCGGGGAGCAGCGTCCCCCTGCGTGCCTTCGTCCCTCACCCTGGAGCAGGGGACGCCCAGGAGTACTACAAACCGTCCGCTTTCAAGGAGCCCGCCAGCAAGCCCTGCCAGTTCTCCCCAGTGGAGGAGGTGTCGGAGCAGTCCACCCCGGAGCAGAGCCCCGACAAGGAGCAGGTGGACGGCCCAGCCCCGGCCGCCCCTGCTGCCCCTACCACCTCCAGCACCGCCGCCCCCGGCAGCGCCAAGCTGCCCAGCGTCCCCAAGCCTCCACCCCCACTTCTCAGCTGCTCCCACCAGCTCCACCGCAGCGGCAGCATGGAGGAGAGCCCCCACGCCACCAGCTTTCTGCTGGGCCTGTCCCGGAGCCAGCAGCACCTGGCCAAGCCCGGCCCGGGCGGAGGGGCCCTGAAGGGCTGGCACTCGGACATCCTGCTGGGGCCCGTCACCGTCTCCACGTCCTCCCTGGCCGGCGGCTGGTACCTCTCCTCCGAGTCCACGCGCTTCTACTCCACCTCGGCCATCCTCAGCGGCGGCGGCGGCTACGCGGCCTACAGCTGCAGCCAGGGCTTCGAGGCGGTGCGGCGGCGCGGGAGGCAGAAGAGCGGCGACCGGGGCGACTCGCGGCGGAGCTGGCACGAGGAGAGCACCTTCGAGAAGCAGCTGAAGCGCCGCAGCTGCCAGATGGAGTTCGGGGACGGGATGTCGGAGAGCCGCTCCAGGGAGGAGCTGGGGAAGGTGGGCAGCCAGTCGAGCTTCTCGGGCAGCATGGAGATCATCGAGGTGTCCTGA